The Bacillus carboniphilus genome contains a region encoding:
- a CDS encoding helix-turn-helix transcriptional regulator, producing MMTIELNSRQERILEIVKENGPITGESIAEKLNLTRATLRPDLAILTMSGYLEARPRVGYFYTGKTGTHLLSDKIKKLLVKDFHSIPVVVNENTSVYDAICTMFLEDVGTLFVVDNRSLLVGVLSRKDLLRASIGQQELNSIPVNIIMTRMPNVTYCRREDLIVDSAEMLIEKQIDALPVVKESEDGLEVIGRLTKTNMTKILVNLANDDII from the coding sequence GTGATGACAATCGAGCTAAATAGCAGACAAGAACGTATATTGGAGATAGTAAAAGAGAATGGTCCAATAACAGGTGAAAGCATTGCAGAAAAGTTGAATTTGACGCGTGCAACACTACGTCCTGATTTGGCAATCTTAACAATGTCAGGATATTTAGAAGCAAGACCTAGAGTAGGATATTTTTATACAGGTAAAACAGGAACGCATCTCCTATCCGATAAAATAAAAAAATTATTAGTGAAAGACTTCCATTCAATCCCGGTAGTGGTAAACGAAAATACATCCGTTTATGATGCAATATGTACGATGTTTTTAGAAGATGTAGGAACTCTGTTTGTGGTAGATAATAGGTCTTTGTTAGTTGGTGTTCTGTCGCGTAAGGATCTTCTTCGAGCAAGTATTGGGCAACAAGAGCTTAATTCAATACCTGTTAATATTATTATGACAAGAATGCCAAATGTTACATACTGTAGAAGAGAGGACTTAATTGTAGATTCGGCTGAGATGTTGATTGAAAAGCAAATTGATGCCTTACCTGTTGTAAAAGAATCAGAAGATGGTTTGGAAGTTATCGGAAGATTAACTAAAACAAATATGACAAAAATATTGGTCAACCTAGCTAATGATGACATTATATAA
- a CDS encoding glycine--tRNA ligase, which yields MTNLMDEIVSHAKHRGFIFPGSEIYGGLANTWDYGPLGVELKNNIKQAWWKKFVQSSPYNVGLDSAILMNTKTWEASGHLGNFNDPMMDCKKCKSRHRADKLIEDAMNAKNIEVVVDGLPFEEMEKMVAEQKIVCPNCGSDDFTEIRQFNLMFKTHQGVTESSTNEIYLRPETAQGIFVNFKNVQRTMRKKLPFGIAQIGKSFRNEITPGNFTFRTREFEQMELEFFCKPGEELKWFDYWKQFAETWLDSLWLSKEHTRFRDHSEDELSHYSNATTDIEYKFPFGWGELWGIASRTDYDLKQHMKVSGEDFEYLEQERKEKFVPYCIEPSLGADRVTLAFLIDAYQEEELENGSKRTVMKLHPALAPFKAAVLPLSKKLSEEAKEVFGELANYFAIDYDEAGSIGKRYRRHDEIGTPFCITYDFDSKEDGQVTVRDRDTMEQSRMPISDLKAFLEKKIQF from the coding sequence ATGACCAATTTAATGGATGAAATTGTTTCCCATGCAAAGCATAGAGGATTTATTTTCCCAGGATCTGAGATTTATGGTGGGTTAGCAAATACATGGGATTATGGACCACTAGGCGTAGAATTAAAGAACAATATTAAACAAGCTTGGTGGAAGAAATTTGTGCAGTCCTCCCCTTATAACGTAGGATTGGATTCTGCTATATTAATGAATACTAAAACATGGGAGGCATCAGGTCACCTCGGAAATTTCAACGACCCGATGATGGACTGTAAGAAATGTAAATCACGTCATCGAGCAGATAAACTTATTGAAGATGCAATGAATGCGAAAAACATAGAAGTTGTTGTGGATGGTCTTCCGTTTGAAGAAATGGAAAAGATGGTGGCTGAACAAAAAATTGTTTGTCCAAACTGTGGTAGTGATGATTTTACAGAAATTCGCCAGTTTAACCTTATGTTCAAGACGCATCAAGGTGTAACAGAATCTAGTACAAATGAAATTTATTTAAGACCAGAAACAGCGCAAGGGATTTTTGTTAATTTCAAAAATGTCCAACGAACAATGAGAAAAAAACTACCTTTTGGAATTGCACAAATAGGAAAAAGTTTTCGTAACGAAATTACACCAGGGAATTTTACATTTCGTACAAGAGAGTTTGAGCAAATGGAGTTAGAGTTCTTTTGTAAGCCAGGTGAGGAATTAAAATGGTTTGATTACTGGAAACAGTTTGCAGAAACATGGTTAGACTCATTATGGCTTAGTAAAGAACATACTCGTTTTAGAGATCATTCTGAAGACGAATTGTCTCATTACAGTAATGCAACTACAGATATTGAATATAAATTCCCATTTGGCTGGGGCGAACTCTGGGGGATCGCTTCAAGAACAGACTATGATTTAAAGCAACATATGAAAGTATCTGGAGAGGACTTTGAATATTTAGAGCAAGAAAGAAAAGAGAAATTCGTTCCTTATTGTATCGAGCCATCTTTAGGGGCCGATCGTGTAACATTAGCCTTTTTAATAGATGCATATCAAGAGGAAGAGTTAGAAAATGGTTCAAAGAGAACGGTGATGAAGCTTCACCCCGCTTTAGCACCTTTTAAAGCAGCTGTTTTACCTCTTTCTAAGAAACTCTCTGAAGAAGCGAAAGAAGTATTTGGTGAATTAGCCAATTATTTCGCTATCGATTATGATGAGGCAGGTTCAATTGGAAAGAGATATCGTAGGCATGATGAAATTGGAACGCCATTTTGTATTACTTATGATTTTGATTCTAAAGAAGATGGTCAAGTCACTGTTCGAGACCGGGATACGATGGAACAATCGAGAATGCCTATTTCAGACTTAAAGGCCTTTTTGGAAAAGAAAATTCAATTTTAA
- the recO gene encoding DNA repair protein RecO, producing the protein MIHKCEGYVVRSIKYGETNKIITIYSEQIGKVGLMARGANKPISRLSSLTQLFTYGSFLFHRSSKGLGTLEQGEIVHSMRDIREDLFLTAYASFFAELLDKATESNEVNRHLFHLFHSVLTYLNEGIDEEVLMFIYEMKMLYFLGQAPQLSCCANCGEKEGDYHFSIREGGLICHRCYDIDPYRFKISQKTVQLLRLFFFMDLARLGKVSLKVETKKELNNVIDEYYNEYTGIYLKSKQFIKQMEKMQGYMKED; encoded by the coding sequence TTGATTCATAAATGTGAAGGATATGTCGTTCGATCGATAAAATATGGAGAAACAAATAAAATTATAACGATTTACTCGGAACAAATAGGTAAAGTAGGGTTGATGGCAAGGGGGGCTAATAAACCAATTAGCCGCCTCTCATCTCTTACTCAGCTCTTTACCTATGGTTCTTTTTTATTTCACCGTTCTTCAAAAGGATTGGGAACGTTAGAACAAGGTGAGATCGTCCATTCGATGAGAGATATTCGTGAGGATCTCTTTTTAACTGCTTATGCTTCTTTCTTTGCAGAACTTCTAGATAAAGCAACAGAATCCAATGAAGTCAATAGACATTTGTTTCATTTGTTTCATTCAGTGCTTACATATTTAAATGAAGGAATTGATGAAGAAGTTTTAATGTTTATTTATGAAATGAAGATGTTATATTTTTTAGGTCAAGCACCACAACTGTCTTGTTGTGCGAATTGTGGAGAAAAAGAAGGGGACTACCATTTTTCCATAAGAGAAGGCGGACTCATTTGTCATCGTTGTTATGATATTGATCCATATCGTTTTAAAATTTCACAAAAAACAGTGCAACTTCTTAGATTGTTCTTCTTCATGGATTTAGCAAGGTTAGGTAAAGTATCGTTGAAAGTAGAAACAAAAAAGGAGCTTAACAATGTAATCGATGAGTACTATAATGAGTACACAGGGATATATTTGAAGTCAAAGCAGTTTATAAAACAGATGGAGAAAATGCAAGGATATATGAAAGAAGATTGA
- a CDS encoding YqzL family protein, with translation MLSFTWKVFTETGNIDMYLLFKELEKEKYNKYKNKLDENQKLAKVDF, from the coding sequence ATGTTAAGCTTTACCTGGAAAGTGTTCACAGAAACTGGTAATATTGATATGTATCTCTTATTCAAAGAGCTTGAAAAGGAAAAATACAATAAGTATAAAAATAAACTGGATGAAAATCAAAAATTAGCCAAAGTAGATTTTTAA
- the era gene encoding GTPase Era produces MTNSQFRSGFVSIVGRPNVGKSTFLNHVIGQKIAIMSDKPQTTRNTIQGVYTTSDSQIVFIDTPGIHKPKHKLGDFMIKVAQNTFKEVDLILFMVNGQEGLGRGDQFIIESLKNVKTPVFLVINKIDRIHPEEILSIIDQYNKLFPFKEIIPISALQGNNVETLLSQIEGYMPEGPQYYPEDQVTDHPERFIISELIREKVLQLTREEVPHSIAVMIDSIEKRNENKAVYVQATIVVERESQKGIVIGKQGKLLKSIGQKSRLDIENLLGSKVFLELWVKVQKDWRNKAKQLREFGFREDEY; encoded by the coding sequence ATGACAAATAGTCAATTTCGCTCTGGTTTTGTATCTATTGTTGGAAGACCGAATGTTGGAAAGTCGACGTTCTTAAATCATGTCATTGGCCAGAAGATAGCGATCATGAGTGATAAGCCACAAACAACACGAAATACAATTCAAGGTGTTTATACAACCTCCGATTCGCAAATTGTTTTTATTGATACACCTGGAATTCATAAGCCTAAGCATAAACTAGGCGATTTTATGATAAAGGTAGCTCAAAATACATTTAAAGAAGTGGACTTAATCTTATTCATGGTCAATGGTCAAGAGGGACTAGGTAGAGGAGATCAATTTATAATTGAAAGTTTAAAAAACGTGAAAACGCCTGTTTTTTTAGTCATTAATAAAATTGATCGAATTCATCCTGAGGAAATTCTTTCTATCATTGATCAGTATAATAAACTTTTTCCATTTAAAGAGATTATTCCGATATCTGCGTTGCAAGGTAATAATGTTGAAACTTTGCTTAGTCAAATAGAGGGTTATATGCCGGAAGGACCTCAATACTATCCTGAAGATCAAGTGACAGATCATCCAGAAAGGTTTATTATTTCTGAACTGATTCGAGAAAAAGTTCTTCAGTTAACCCGAGAAGAAGTCCCTCATTCTATTGCTGTAATGATTGATTCTATTGAGAAAAGAAATGAGAACAAAGCAGTTTACGTTCAAGCTACTATTGTTGTCGAAAGGGAATCACAGAAAGGAATTGTTATTGGGAAACAAGGAAAATTGTTAAAATCTATTGGTCAAAAATCTCGTTTAGATATAGAAAATTTATTAGGTTCAAAAGTGTTTTTGGAGCTGTGGGTGAAGGTGCAGAAAGATTGGCGTAATAAAGCTAAACAGTTAAGGGAATTTGGTTTTCGTGAAGATGAATATTAA
- a CDS encoding diacylglycerol kinase family protein — protein MGINEKEKFSWKRRAYSFYYAFTGIKATFLKEWNFQFHSLSSVIVFGLGWMLGVSYVEWLILFLLMGGMLALELINSAIERIVDLVTEEFHPLAKQAKDAAAGAVLVYAIISFIIGVIIFMPKIFIL, from the coding sequence ATGGGTATAAACGAGAAGGAGAAATTTAGTTGGAAACGGCGTGCATATAGTTTTTATTATGCTTTTACAGGGATTAAAGCTACTTTTTTAAAAGAATGGAATTTTCAATTTCATTCTTTATCTTCTGTCATTGTTTTTGGTCTAGGCTGGATGTTAGGTGTCAGTTATGTTGAATGGTTAATACTTTTCCTCTTAATGGGAGGGATGTTGGCTTTAGAGCTAATTAACTCAGCAATTGAAAGAATAGTTGATCTAGTTACGGAGGAGTTTCATCCATTAGCGAAACAAGCGAAAGACGCTGCTGCAGGTGCGGTGCTCGTTTATGCCATTATTTCTTTCATTATAGGCGTGATCATCTTCATGCCAAAGATTTTTATATTGTAA
- the ybeY gene encoding rRNA maturation RNase YbeY, translating to MNLQVDLNDELNVLTEIQKEKIEKLLQNTAEIEEIEKGAEVSVTFVNNESIRQINREYRDKDQETDVISFALEEHAEDEINIKGEHLPRVLGDIIVSYPKAVEQAEQYGHSLMREILFLTVHGFLHLLGYDHMTEEDEKEMFNKQKEILDRYGYKREGEI from the coding sequence ATGAACTTACAAGTAGATTTGAATGATGAATTAAATGTACTGACTGAAATTCAAAAGGAAAAGATCGAAAAGCTTCTTCAAAATACGGCTGAAATAGAAGAAATTGAAAAAGGAGCAGAGGTATCGGTCACCTTTGTAAATAATGAATCGATTAGACAAATAAATCGTGAATATCGAGATAAAGATCAAGAGACAGATGTCATATCTTTTGCATTGGAAGAGCATGCTGAGGATGAAATCAACATTAAAGGAGAGCACCTACCTCGAGTTTTAGGTGATATTATTGTATCCTATCCAAAGGCAGTTGAGCAGGCTGAACAGTATGGGCATAGTTTGATGAGAGAAATCTTATTTTTAACCGTTCATGGTTTCCTACATCTCTTAGGATACGACCATATGACTGAAGAGGACGAAAAAGAAATGTTTAATAAACAGAAGGAAATACTTGATCGTTATGGGTATAAACGAGAAGGAGAAATTTAG